Genomic DNA from Candidatus Nitronereus thalassa:
AACGCGATGGGTGGCCGCCAAAGATGTGCGATGGTCTGAAGAAGAACAGCCACTGCATCCTACGATCGAAGGTTTGCAGTTGGAAGAAGTCACCGAGAAAATGTCCAAGAGCCGTGGCAATGTCGTGAACCCCGATGACATTATTACAGAATACGGCACCGATGCCTTGCGGCTGTACGAGATGTTCATGGGGCCATTGGATAAAGGCGCGCCTTGGTCCACGGATTCCATTCCTGGCGTCTCACGATTTCTGCAACGCGCCTATCGATTGTTTATGGGGGATCGGGAGGATGAAACAATCTCACTCGTGGAAGGGACAGGAACGCCAGAGCAAGCGCGACTGACGGCTGAAACCATTCAGGGGGTTTCGCTAGATCTAGAAAGCATGGGATTCAATACGGCTATTTCGAAATTAATGGTCTTTGTACGAGATATTTGTAAAGATGCGCCCCTGCCACGTGCCTCAGGCGAGACCTTCTTAATGCTTCTCTCGCCGTTTGCTCCCCATATTGCCGAAGAATTGTGGGCGCGCATAGGGCATTCGTCGAGCATCGCACTGCAACCTTGGCCGACATATGATTCGTCGCTCATTGTCAAGGAGGAGATGACCATTCCTTTGCAAGTCAATGGCAAGTTGCGCAGTAAGATCGTGGTGCCCGCCGATTCGAGTCAAGAGGACATTGTGGCTAGGGCCCAGGAAGATGACAAAGTTCTGGAATGGCTCAAAGGAGCCCCGCCCCGCAAGGTGATTTATGTGGAAAAAAAGTTAGTCAATTTTGTGGTCTGATGCGTGTAAGATGATGAAGCGCCCCGAGACATTTTCAAAATCACTGGTATTCCTTCTGACGGCCCTCATGTTTGTGACTTCAGGATGTGGGTATCGTTTTTCCGTGGAGGGGATGGGGCCGCAAATCGGTGGAGGGGAAATCGCAGATAGTGGGCCACTCGTCAAATTGGTTATTCGAGATTTCAAAAACCGAACTATTCGCAGCAATCTGGAATCTAAATACACCAGATATGTGCGCCAAGAATTTGCCGCGAGCAGCGGAGCTAAGGTGCTCTATAATGACGGACAAGCCGATTTTGTGCTGAAGGGTGAAATCGTTTCGGTGAATGTGCCGACGCTGACATTTTCTACGACTGTCCAGCGAGAAAGTCGGGTCAATGTGGTGGTCAACGTCACGGTCGAAGACCAGAAAACGGGCCGGATCGTGTGGAGTCAATCAGCCACGGGGTCAGGAGAGTTTTTCGTGAACCAATCCTCCGGTTCGGTGACTGGACAAGACCAACTGCAGTTTAACCAGGTCCTTCAAGATCGAGCCTTAGAACAAGCTGGGCAAGACGTGGCGGAAATTTTAGCAGCGGATTTTTGGGATGCTCGCGATCAAGGGACCTTTTCATCCGATAGAAAGAACTCGATCAAGTCATCACATGAGACTGGCTCTCCATCCCTAGCTGTTGAACCCAATAAGTAATGCACCGACGCATGTCGATTTTCTTATAAGGCAAATCGAACTCAACTATGAAACCGGCAGAATTACCCTCGGCGTTAAAACGACATGGTCTGGTTGCGCTATATCTCGTGATTGGAGAAGAGGATTATTTTCGAGATCAAACCATTGCCACACTCCGAGCTTGGAAGAAAGTCGATGATCCTGCCACCAAGGCAGACGAAAGTAAGAATGCAGGGGACGATCCAGATGATGTCTTCGCCTGCGATATCCTGTATGGCGACGAAACTGAATGTCAGGAAATTCTTTCTTTGGTGGAAGAGGTCCCATTTTTCTCCACTCACCGCTTGGTCATTCTGAAATGGGCCGATAAGCTATCAGCCAAACATGGGGAAGCCCTAATCCCGTATTTTCATGCACCGAATGACTCCAGCACGCTTGTGCTTTCAGCGCCGAAACTCGACGGCCGAACCAAATGGGTGCAGACGCTCAAGTCAAAAGCGACGGTCATTGATTGCGCCCCATTGTTTGATACTCATTGCTTGGGTTGGGTGAAACAGGAAGCGGCTCGGCTGGGATTAAAGGTGGATCAAGAAGCAGCGTTGTTATTAAAAGATATTGCCGCGGAAGGACTGTATCGTGCTCGACGGGAGTTGGATAAGCTAGCGTTGTTTGTGCCCACCGGACAAACAGTAACTGGAAATGATGTGGTGGCAGTTCAAGGAGCCGATACGGGGGCGTCGGTGTTTGATCTGGCTGGAGCAATTGCCGCGAAAAATCCCAGCCATGCGTTGACCATTGTGGA
This window encodes:
- the holA gene encoding DNA polymerase III subunit delta; translation: MKPAELPSALKRHGLVALYLVIGEEDYFRDQTIATLRAWKKVDDPATKADESKNAGDDPDDVFACDILYGDETECQEILSLVEEVPFFSTHRLVILKWADKLSAKHGEALIPYFHAPNDSSTLVLSAPKLDGRTKWVQTLKSKATVIDCAPLFDTHCLGWVKQEAARLGLKVDQEAALLLKDIAAEGLYRARRELDKLALFVPTGQTVTGNDVVAVQGADTGASVFDLAGAIAAKNPSHALTIVEKNLEAGEAPLRILGALLWQYRRLWKAKDELARGGNESKVARSLGLPPFRQREFFTVVQRFSLSHFSKAWKVFAETDSFLKGGAAGSPHRVFHSLVFALCLGARD
- the lptE gene encoding LPS assembly lipoprotein LptE: MMKRPETFSKSLVFLLTALMFVTSGCGYRFSVEGMGPQIGGGEIADSGPLVKLVIRDFKNRTIRSNLESKYTRYVRQEFAASSGAKVLYNDGQADFVLKGEIVSVNVPTLTFSTTVQRESRVNVVVNVTVEDQKTGRIVWSQSATGSGEFFVNQSSGSVTGQDQLQFNQVLQDRALEQAGQDVAEILAADFWDARDQGTFSSDRKNSIKSSHETGSPSLAVEPNK